The window AAAAGGGACCAGTGGTGACTTTTAATGTTACCCTATTTTTCTCCCATCAAGCACTGATGCTCCTTAGAAGGGAAAAAAATTAAATATTGAAAGCGTTTTGGAAAAATTCCCCTCATAGAAAAAACAACCTTATCCTTTTACTGCGCCTTGAGTGAGCCCACCAACCAATTGCTTTTGTACAAATAGAAAGAGAATAAAAACCGGAATACAGATGAGAACCGAGGCGGCCATAAGGTTTCCCCAATTGGTTTCATATTGACCAACAAAGTCGAATATACCAACCGGAAGAGTTCTTTTGTCTTGGCTGGTTATGAAAGTTAGAGCAAACATAAATTCCTGCCACGTAAGGAAAAGAATATAGGCAGCAGTTGCGCCAACACCAGGTCGTATCAATGGAACGACTATTTTCCAGAAAGCTTGAAGCTGCGAACAACCATCGATTTGAGCCGCCTCCTCCAGTTCTTTTGGAATACCAGCAAAGAATCCTCTTAACAACCAAACTCCAACCGGCACCGAAAAGGCAAGGTACCCAATGATGAGCGACGAAAAGGTGTCAATAAGGCCTGCCTGACTCATGATTCGGTAGAGAGGAACAATGATGGCTGCAAGTGGAAATAGTTGGCTAAGCAGGAGAAGATTGAAGAAAAAATTTTTTCCGGGGAATTGTAATCGAGCATATCCATAAGAAGAAAAAAGAGCAACGAAAATAACAATAGCGGTCGTTCCCAGGGAAACCGAAAAGCTATTTATAAAATAACGAACAAACATTGATCCCTTACCAAAAACGTGGAGATAGTTTTCTCCGGTTGGACGTTTTGGAATTAAATAAGGTGGGGAAGTAAACTGTTCATCCGGTGCCTTAAGAGACATGGAAAGCATAACTGAAAAAGGAAAAAGAACGAAAATTAAAAGCAGGATCACCTGAACAGCAGTAATAATGTGTTCGCTCAAATGTGTTTTCATTGTTCCATCCTCTTCTGGCGCTGGCTGAG of the Candidatus Atribacteria bacterium ADurb.Bin276 genome contains:
- the sugB_3 gene encoding Trehalose transport system permease protein SugB; this encodes MKTHLSEHIITAVQVILLLIFVLFPFSVMLSMSLKAPDEQFTSPPYLIPKRPTGENYLHVFGKGSMFVRYFINSFSVSLGTTAIVIFVALFSSYGYARLQFPGKNFFFNLLLLSQLFPLAAIIVPLYRIMSQAGLIDTFSSLIIGYLAFSVPVGVWLLRGFFAGIPKELEEAAQIDGCSQLQAFWKIVVPLIRPGVGATAAYILFLTWQEFMFALTFITSQDKRTLPVGIFDFVGQYETNWGNLMAASVLICIPVFILFLFVQKQLVGGLTQGAVKG